In Alphaproteobacteria bacterium, one genomic interval encodes:
- a CDS encoding valine--tRNA ligase: MTKSFNWQETEKEIWSKWERHNCFSSSSVNPEGDPYCIIMPPANVTGSLHLGHALTFTIQDTLVRYHRLLGKKVLWQPGTDHAGIATQIIVEKQLKQQGITRTDLGREAFIDKVWSWKEQSGGQIINQLKRLGASADWSRERFTMDAEANTAVTKVFVTLYQQGFIYRDERLVNWDSDMQSAISDLEVTNKEVKGQFYFIRYPLVSNPQKHVLIATTRPETLFGDQAIAIHPYNEALHHLIGEQVRIPLTNRHIPIIADEYSDPEKGTGAVKITPAHDFNDFEVGKRHALETLNILNKDGTLNQNVPDSFRGLSVQEARQKVIQQLEETDLLDRIEEKEQTLPISDRTGCVIEPLLTQQWFVDAEKLAKKAIKAVEDKETNFIPDNWRETYFQWMRNIHPWCISRQIWWGHALPVWYGPNDEVIVAESEEHAQQYAVKQFGKEIPLTQDPDVLDTWFSSALWPFVTLGWPEKTPELEHFYPSSVLVTGCDILFFWVARMMMMGCQFMDAVPFRDVYIHALIRDKKGQKMSKSKGNVVDPLDVMERYGTDALRFTLTSMATPGRDIKFSEEKVETSRNFVTKLWNASRYVMMTDAQFDAEFQATEVNHPINQWFLAELNDFIVDIQTALDRYELNVASHRLYHFIWGTYCDWYLELTKPLLKEETYRSETQKTLAWGLIQILHLLHPIMPFVTEEIWQQVMPESSPLMLSSWPKPQPFEQHASSIVPWMIDLVKTVRAVKAEIGIKPGQIVDVDAPTTSLSDLNDIDSYSLILQQVGRLNLQTDSKALQSTIQIVVGSHSYHMRVEGLVDFDAELARLERTLQKRGKEEAGLSARLNNPAFIEKAAPEVIQEAKDALEKLVEANQKTKLAMASLKKIKESQ; this comes from the coding sequence GTGACAAAAAGTTTTAACTGGCAAGAAACCGAAAAAGAAATTTGGTCAAAGTGGGAACGCCACAATTGCTTTTCCAGCTCGTCGGTCAATCCAGAAGGTGATCCCTACTGCATCATTATGCCCCCTGCCAATGTGACCGGATCTCTTCATCTCGGCCATGCGCTCACCTTTACCATTCAAGATACGCTGGTTCGCTATCACCGTTTGCTGGGCAAAAAAGTCCTCTGGCAGCCGGGCACAGATCATGCGGGCATTGCAACCCAGATCATTGTTGAAAAACAACTCAAACAACAAGGGATCACCCGCACAGATCTGGGGCGAGAAGCCTTCATAGACAAAGTATGGTCTTGGAAAGAACAGTCTGGCGGTCAAATCATCAATCAACTCAAAAGGCTTGGCGCCAGTGCTGACTGGAGTCGAGAACGTTTCACCATGGACGCCGAGGCTAACACGGCCGTGACCAAGGTTTTTGTCACCCTTTATCAACAGGGGTTCATTTATCGGGATGAGCGACTGGTTAACTGGGATTCAGACATGCAATCGGCCATTTCAGATCTGGAAGTCACCAATAAAGAAGTAAAAGGACAATTCTATTTTATTCGGTATCCCCTGGTATCAAATCCTCAAAAACATGTCCTCATTGCCACAACGCGGCCAGAGACCTTGTTCGGGGATCAAGCCATCGCCATCCATCCTTATAATGAGGCTCTTCATCATCTGATCGGTGAACAGGTGCGCATTCCCCTTACTAATCGTCACATACCCATCATTGCTGATGAATACAGCGATCCTGAAAAAGGAACAGGGGCTGTTAAAATCACACCTGCCCATGATTTTAATGACTTCGAGGTTGGCAAACGCCATGCGCTTGAAACGCTGAACATCCTCAACAAAGACGGCACACTGAATCAAAATGTCCCAGATTCATTTAGAGGCCTCTCTGTTCAAGAAGCGCGTCAAAAAGTGATTCAACAGTTAGAAGAAACTGACTTACTGGATCGCATCGAAGAAAAAGAACAGACCCTGCCCATCAGTGATCGTACGGGGTGTGTCATTGAACCTTTGCTCACACAGCAGTGGTTTGTTGATGCCGAGAAACTCGCAAAAAAAGCCATTAAAGCCGTTGAAGACAAAGAAACAAACTTCATCCCTGACAACTGGCGTGAAACCTATTTCCAATGGATGCGGAACATCCACCCCTGGTGCATCTCCCGTCAGATTTGGTGGGGACACGCTCTCCCAGTTTGGTATGGCCCCAATGACGAAGTCATCGTCGCTGAATCTGAAGAACACGCCCAGCAATACGCGGTCAAACAGTTTGGTAAAGAGATCCCTCTCACCCAAGACCCTGATGTTTTAGACACCTGGTTTTCTTCGGCATTGTGGCCGTTTGTGACCCTTGGCTGGCCTGAAAAAACCCCAGAACTGGAGCACTTTTATCCATCTTCCGTTCTGGTAACAGGCTGTGATATTTTATTCTTCTGGGTTGCGCGGATGATGATGATGGGTTGCCAATTTATGGATGCCGTCCCGTTTCGAGATGTTTATATTCATGCCCTGATTCGAGATAAAAAAGGGCAAAAGATGTCAAAATCGAAAGGCAATGTTGTAGATCCTCTCGATGTGATGGAACGTTACGGAACAGATGCTCTCAGATTCACCCTCACCAGCATGGCAACCCCTGGACGCGATATTAAGTTCTCCGAGGAAAAAGTCGAAACATCGCGTAATTTTGTCACAAAACTGTGGAACGCATCAAGATATGTCATGATGACAGATGCTCAATTTGATGCTGAATTTCAAGCAACAGAGGTGAACCATCCCATCAATCAGTGGTTTTTAGCGGAACTCAATGATTTCATTGTCGACATTCAAACAGCGCTCGATCGCTATGAACTGAATGTGGCCTCTCATCGTTTGTATCATTTTATTTGGGGGACCTATTGTGATTGGTATCTCGAGCTGACAAAGCCTCTTTTAAAAGAAGAAACCTATCGTTCTGAAACGCAAAAAACATTGGCGTGGGGATTGATCCAAATCTTACATCTTTTGCATCCAATCATGCCGTTTGTTACCGAAGAAATTTGGCAACAAGTCATGCCAGAGAGCTCTCCCCTGATGCTTTCTTCTTGGCCAAAACCACAACCTTTTGAGCAACACGCATCGTCAATTGTTCCTTGGATGATTGATCTTGTGAAAACCGTTCGGGCAGTCAAGGCTGAAATTGGTATTAAGCCCGGACAAATTGTTGATGTTGATGCGCCCACGACTTCGCTTTCTGATCTTAACGATATAGATTCCTACAGTCTTATTCTTCAACAAGTCGGCCGCCTCAATCTGCAAACAGACTCAAAGGCCCTTCAGTCGACCATACAAATCGTTGTTGGCAGTCATAGCTATCATATGAGAGTTGAGGGGTTGGTTGATTTTGACGCTGAATTAGCCCGCCTTGAGAGAACTCTCCAGAAACGCGGAAAAGAAGAAGCCGGCCTCTCTGCCCGTTTAAACAATCCAGCCTTTATTGAAAAAGCTGCACCAGAAGTCATTCAAGAAGCAAAAGACGCTTTAGAAAAGCTTGTGGAGGCGAATCAAAAAACAAAGCTTGCGATGGCCTCTCTTAAAAAAATTAAGGAAAGCCAGTGA
- the lpdA gene encoding dihydrolipoyl dehydrogenase, producing the protein MTDSYDVAVIGAGPGGYVAAIKCAQLGLKTVCIDKRSTLGGTCLNVGCIPSKALLDATEKYAGLDDLADLGIQVGSKKVNLSQMMAKKDQVVSDLTQGIQALFKKNKVTALEGVVQFKDAHTLLVQGKKKQEITAKHIILATGSKSTDLAGVEIDEKKIVSSTGALSLKSIPKTLTVIGGGYIGLEMASVWARLGSHVTVVEYGDKIVPMMDHDVAQALHKALEKQGMIFQLKAEMMEAETKRNHVLLTLKSRETEKEEKIKTDVVLIAVGRKPNTDGLGIDKVGIETDEQGFIKVNQSYQTSQQHIYALGDVIPGPMLAHKAEEEGIAVAELIAGQAGHVNYQAIPSVIYTTPEVASVGKTEEELKKAGVAYKIGKFPFAANSRAKATSQTQGFVKILTDEKTDRVLGVHIIGAHAGDLIAEAVLGLEYHCSAEDIARTCHAHPTRSEALK; encoded by the coding sequence ATGACAGATTCCTATGATGTTGCCGTGATTGGTGCTGGTCCTGGTGGATATGTGGCCGCCATTAAGTGTGCGCAACTGGGGCTTAAAACAGTTTGTATTGATAAAAGATCAACGTTAGGGGGGACATGTTTGAACGTGGGCTGTATTCCCTCAAAAGCTTTATTAGATGCAACTGAGAAATATGCAGGACTTGATGACCTGGCAGATCTTGGCATTCAAGTTGGATCCAAAAAGGTAAATTTATCGCAAATGATGGCAAAAAAAGATCAAGTTGTCAGCGATTTGACCCAGGGCATTCAGGCACTGTTCAAGAAAAATAAGGTTACAGCGCTGGAAGGCGTTGTCCAGTTCAAGGATGCCCATACACTTCTTGTTCAGGGAAAAAAGAAACAAGAGATCACTGCAAAGCATATCATTCTTGCAACCGGCTCAAAGAGTACAGATCTGGCGGGAGTTGAGATTGATGAAAAAAAAATTGTCAGTTCAACTGGCGCTTTATCTTTAAAGAGCATCCCTAAAACCCTGACAGTGATTGGCGGCGGGTATATCGGATTGGAGATGGCCTCTGTGTGGGCACGCTTGGGCAGTCACGTAACTGTGGTGGAGTATGGTGATAAGATTGTGCCCATGATGGATCATGATGTGGCGCAGGCCTTGCATAAGGCGCTGGAAAAACAGGGGATGATATTTCAGTTGAAGGCAGAGATGATGGAGGCAGAAACCAAAAGAAACCATGTTTTATTGACGCTTAAATCCCGAGAGACTGAGAAGGAAGAAAAGATCAAAACAGATGTGGTTCTCATTGCGGTGGGACGAAAGCCTAACACCGACGGGCTTGGCATCGACAAAGTGGGCATTGAAACAGATGAGCAGGGATTTATTAAGGTGAATCAGAGCTATCAAACATCCCAACAACATATTTATGCCCTGGGAGATGTGATTCCTGGCCCCATGTTGGCACACAAGGCAGAGGAAGAGGGGATTGCCGTTGCGGAACTGATTGCGGGTCAGGCGGGTCATGTGAACTATCAGGCGATTCCATCAGTGATTTACACCACCCCTGAAGTGGCATCAGTGGGGAAAACAGAAGAAGAACTAAAGAAGGCAGGAGTTGCTTATAAAATTGGTAAGTTCCCTTTCGCGGCAAACAGCCGGGCTAAAGCAACGTCTCAAACACAAGGCTTTGTGAAAATTTTGACCGATGAAAAAACCGACCGGGTTTTAGGGGTGCATATCATTGGAGCCCATGCCGGAGATCTGATTGCTGAGGCTGTGCTGGGCCTGGAATATCACTGTTCAGCCGAGGATATTGCCCGAACGTGCCATGCCCACCCAACGCGGTCAGAAGCACTGAAATAG